A region of Anticarsia gemmatalis isolate Benzon Research Colony breed Stoneville strain chromosome 10, ilAntGemm2 primary, whole genome shotgun sequence DNA encodes the following proteins:
- the SCCRO4 gene encoding DCN1-like protein SCCRO4 → MPRCSKRTRSGAPASGGEVLPGATAIDEHHHHKRSRNSSSRRHSKSEDTSFSAKKCLTWFKEYTSVSEPDLLGPEGMEKFCEDLGVDPENVVMLVIAYKMGAKQMGYFTQDEWLKGLTELQCDNVHKLQNKLEYLRNLLNDPYIFKAIYRYSYDFARDKDQRSLETGTARALLGVLLPRWALRPALGEFLQRERRYRVVNRDQWCNILEFSRTVDTSLASYDADGAWPVMLDEFVEWLRAERAGDAAMPAASS, encoded by the exons ATGCCTCGCTGCAGTAAACGAACGCGGAGCGGCGCTCCCGCCAGCGGGGGCGAGGTGCTGCCCGGAGCCACCGCCATAGACGAACACCATCACCACAAGCGATCTAGAAATAGCAG TTCACGTCGACATTCCAAATCAGAAGACACAAGTTTTAGTGCAAAGAAATGTTTAACTTGGTTTAAAGAATACACATCGGTTTCAGAGCCAGATTTACTAG GTCCTGAAGGCATGGAAAAGTTTTGTGAAGACTTAGGAGTAGACCCAGAGAATGTTGTCATGTTGGTTATTGCATACAAAATGGGAGCAAAACAAATGGGATATTTTACACAGGATGAATGGTTAAAAG GTTTAACAGAGCTACAATGCGACAATGTGCACAAATTGCAGAACAAATTAGAATATCTTCGCAATTTACTCAATGATCCCTATATATTTAAGGCCATATACCGATATTCATATGATTTTGCCAGG GACAAGGACCAGCGCTCGCTGGAGACGGGCACGGCGCGGGCGCTGCTGGGCGTGCTGCTGCCGCGCTGGGCGCTGCGGCCGGCGCTGGGCGAGTTCCTGCAGCGCGAGCGCCGCTACCGCGTCGTCAACCGCGACCAGTGGTGCAACATCCTGGAGTTCAGCCGCACCGTCGACACCAGCCTCGCCTCCTACGACGCCGATGGCGCAT GGCCAGTAATGTTGGACGAGTTCGTGGAGTGGCTCCGCGCGGAGCGAGCCGGCGACGCGGCCATGCCCGCCGCCTCCAGCTGA